A portion of the Magnolia sinica isolate HGM2019 chromosome 17, MsV1, whole genome shotgun sequence genome contains these proteins:
- the LOC131230919 gene encoding receptor-like cytosolic serine/threonine-protein kinase RBK2 isoform X3 — MKKLQKSSTSATCIDRDTIVEKNSRKGKIFPMEETDSTPLLSGSVSAEDMESQQSEAPDGSSPPVLEDNDTTALFSDSVSTQETDNPQTEASDGSSPRGVLEDTTRSLESETSSPKASTSGSEAPVVESPTVQWRGFFRLWRQRSMRHLLTFPSLGGLKFSRSNGKSARGKRASRIDLFVDADLCCLKPSWKNFTMDELRSATKNFSSDNLIGKGGYGDVYKGRLKDGQLVAIKRLSRGSTEERIDDFLSELGIIVHINHRNAAKLIGFGIEGGMHLVLQLSPNGSLASLLHGSKEKLDWSVRYKVAVGTAEGLRYLHEICQRRIIHRDIKAANILLTKDFEPQICDFGLAKWLPDNWTHHSMPDFEGTFGYVAPECLMHGIVDEKTDVYAFGVLLLEIITGRQALDSSQQSLLKWAAPLLEKNDIRQLVDPSLAGAYDSQQMDRVALAASLCIQHSAILRPQMSQLVQLLKGEGSLESMKPSRKPVLQRTYSDGDFETEESTPSKYMSDINQHRKLALEI; from the exons ATGAAAAAGCTTCAAAAATCTTCGACCTCTGCTACCTG CATTGATCGCGATACCATTGTGGAGAAAAACTCCAGAAAAGGCAAGATTTTTCCAATGGAGGAAACCGATTCCACCCCTCTGTTATCTGGCTCTGTTTCTGCTGAAG ACATGGAGAGCCAGCAATCAGAAGCTCCCGATGGATCCTCTCCTCCAGTTCTTGAGGATAACGATACCACCGCTCTGTTTTCTGACTCTGTTTCTACGCAAG AAACGGATAACCCACAAACAGAAGCTTCAGACGGATCCTCTCCTCGAGGAGTTCTAGAAGATACTACGAGGAGCTTGGAATCTGAAACGAGCTCTCCTAAGGCCAGCACATCCGGTTCAGAGGCTCCGGTGGTTGAAAGCCCCACTGTTCAGTGGCGTGGATTCTTCCGCTTGTGGAGGCAGAGGTCAATGAGACATTTGTTGACATTCCCATCCCTCGGGGGCCTGAAGTTCTCAAGAAGTAATGGCAAAAGTGCCAGAGGGAAGCGGGCATCGAGGATTGATCTTTTCGTCGATGCCGACTTATGTTGTTTGAAGCCTTCTTGGAAGAATTTTACCATGGACGAGCTCCGATCCGCGACAAAAAATTTCAGCTCTG ATAATTTGATCGGAAAGGGTGGTTATGGAGATGTTTACAAGGGACGTTTGAAAGACGGGCAACTCGTGGCAATTAAACGGCTGAGCAGAGGATCGACGGAAGAGAGGATCGACGATTTCCTATCTGAGCTCGGGATTATAGTTCATATCAACCATCGGAATGCGGCGAAGTTGATTGGATTTGGGATCGAAGGAGGAATGCACCTTGTTTTACAGCTGTCTCCAAATGGGAGCTTAGCTTCCCTACTTCATG GTTCCAAGGAGAAGTTGGATTGGAGTGTTAGATATAAAGTTGCAGTGGGGACGGCAGAAGGTCTTCGGTATCTTCACGAGATTTGCCAGAGGCGCATCATTCATAGAGATATCAAGGCTGCTAACATCTTGCTTACAAAGGACTTCGAACCACAG ATTTGCGATTTTGGGCTTGCAAAGTGGCTACCTGATAATTGGACTCATCACTCCATGCCTGACTTCGAGGGAACGTTCGG CTATGTTGCTCCCGAATGCTTAATGCACGGCATAGTCGATGAGAAAACTGATGTATATGCATTCGGGGTGCTCCTGTTAGAGATCATCACCGGACGACAAGCATTGGATTCTTCTCAGCAAAGCCTTCTGAAGTGG GCAGCGCCATTGCTTGAAAAGAATGATATCAGGCAGCTTGTCGATCCTTCTCTTGCTGGCGCCTACGACTCTCAGCAGATGGACCGTGTGGCCTTGGCAGCTTCTCTGTGCATACAACACTCTGCGATTCTACGGCCTCAAATGAGTCAG CTTGTTCAGCTTTTAAAGGGTGAAGGCAGCTTAGAGTCCATGAAACCGAGTCGAAAGCCAGTCCTCCAAAGGACCTACTCAGACGGGGACTTTGAAACGGAAGAATCAACTCCATCGAAGTACATGAGTGACATTAATCAACACAGGAAGCTTGCTCTGGAGATTTGA
- the LOC131230919 gene encoding receptor-like cytosolic serine/threonine-protein kinase RBK2 isoform X1 — MKKLQKSSTSATCIDRDTIVEKNSRKGKIFPMEETDSTPLLSGSVSAEDMESQQSEAPDGSSPPVLEDNDTTALFSDSVSTQETDNPQTEASDGSSPRGVLEDTTRSLESETSSPKASTSGSEAPVVESPTVQWRGFFRLWRQRSMRHLLTFPSLGGLKFSRSNGKSARGKRASRIDLFVDADLCCLKPSWKNFTMDELRSATKNFSSDNLIGKGGYGDVYKGRLKDGQLVAIKRLSRGSTEERIDDFLSELGIIVHINHRNAAKLIGFGIEGGMHLVLQLSPNGSLASLLHGSKEKLDWSVRYKVAVGTAEGLRYLHEICQRRIIHRDIKAANILLTKDFEPQICDFGLAKWLPDNWTHHSMPDFEGTFGYVAPECLMHGIVDEKTDVYAFGVLLLEIITGRQALDSSQQSLLKWAAPLLEKNDIRQLVDPSLAGAYDSQQMDRVALAASLCIQHSAILRPQMSQACCDTKTILIAILYNELFEMLSRKIKYYYLNAEDPFRSLVFCTDPHARLFSF, encoded by the exons ATGAAAAAGCTTCAAAAATCTTCGACCTCTGCTACCTG CATTGATCGCGATACCATTGTGGAGAAAAACTCCAGAAAAGGCAAGATTTTTCCAATGGAGGAAACCGATTCCACCCCTCTGTTATCTGGCTCTGTTTCTGCTGAAG ACATGGAGAGCCAGCAATCAGAAGCTCCCGATGGATCCTCTCCTCCAGTTCTTGAGGATAACGATACCACCGCTCTGTTTTCTGACTCTGTTTCTACGCAAG AAACGGATAACCCACAAACAGAAGCTTCAGACGGATCCTCTCCTCGAGGAGTTCTAGAAGATACTACGAGGAGCTTGGAATCTGAAACGAGCTCTCCTAAGGCCAGCACATCCGGTTCAGAGGCTCCGGTGGTTGAAAGCCCCACTGTTCAGTGGCGTGGATTCTTCCGCTTGTGGAGGCAGAGGTCAATGAGACATTTGTTGACATTCCCATCCCTCGGGGGCCTGAAGTTCTCAAGAAGTAATGGCAAAAGTGCCAGAGGGAAGCGGGCATCGAGGATTGATCTTTTCGTCGATGCCGACTTATGTTGTTTGAAGCCTTCTTGGAAGAATTTTACCATGGACGAGCTCCGATCCGCGACAAAAAATTTCAGCTCTG ATAATTTGATCGGAAAGGGTGGTTATGGAGATGTTTACAAGGGACGTTTGAAAGACGGGCAACTCGTGGCAATTAAACGGCTGAGCAGAGGATCGACGGAAGAGAGGATCGACGATTTCCTATCTGAGCTCGGGATTATAGTTCATATCAACCATCGGAATGCGGCGAAGTTGATTGGATTTGGGATCGAAGGAGGAATGCACCTTGTTTTACAGCTGTCTCCAAATGGGAGCTTAGCTTCCCTACTTCATG GTTCCAAGGAGAAGTTGGATTGGAGTGTTAGATATAAAGTTGCAGTGGGGACGGCAGAAGGTCTTCGGTATCTTCACGAGATTTGCCAGAGGCGCATCATTCATAGAGATATCAAGGCTGCTAACATCTTGCTTACAAAGGACTTCGAACCACAG ATTTGCGATTTTGGGCTTGCAAAGTGGCTACCTGATAATTGGACTCATCACTCCATGCCTGACTTCGAGGGAACGTTCGG CTATGTTGCTCCCGAATGCTTAATGCACGGCATAGTCGATGAGAAAACTGATGTATATGCATTCGGGGTGCTCCTGTTAGAGATCATCACCGGACGACAAGCATTGGATTCTTCTCAGCAAAGCCTTCTGAAGTGG GCAGCGCCATTGCTTGAAAAGAATGATATCAGGCAGCTTGTCGATCCTTCTCTTGCTGGCGCCTACGACTCTCAGCAGATGGACCGTGTGGCCTTGGCAGCTTCTCTGTGCATACAACACTCTGCGATTCTACGGCCTCAAATGAGTCAGGCATGTTGTGACACAAAAACTATCTTAATAGCCATTTTATACAATGAATTATTCGAAATGCTTTCCCGCAAAATCAAATATTATTATCTCAATGCGGAAGACCCATTCAGATCTCTTGTTTTCTGCACTGACCCACATGCTCG CTTGTTCAGCTTTTAA
- the LOC131230919 gene encoding receptor-like cytosolic serine/threonine-protein kinase RBK2 isoform X2 encodes MKKLQKSSTSATCIDRDTIVEKNSRKGKIFPMEETDSTPLLSGSVSAEDMESQQSEAPDGSSPPVLEDNDTTALFSDSVSTQETDNPQTEASDGSSPRGVLEDTTRSLESETSSPKASTSGSEAPVVESPTVQWRGFFRLWRQRSMRHLLTFPSLGGLKFSRSNGKSARGKRASRIDLFVDADLCCLKPSWKNFTMDELRSATKNFSSDNLIGKGGYGDVYKGRLKDGQLVAIKRLSRGSTEERIDDFLSELGIIVHINHRNAAKLIGFGIEGGMHLVLQLSPNGSLASLLHGSKEKLDWSVRYKVAVGTAEGLRYLHEICQRRIIHRDIKAANILLTKDFEPQICDFGLAKWLPDNWTHHSMPDFEGTFGYVAPECLMHGIVDEKTDVYAFGVLLLEIITGRQALDSSQQSLLKWRHCLKRMISGSLSILLLLAPTTLSRWTVWPWQLLCAYNTLRFYGLK; translated from the exons ATGAAAAAGCTTCAAAAATCTTCGACCTCTGCTACCTG CATTGATCGCGATACCATTGTGGAGAAAAACTCCAGAAAAGGCAAGATTTTTCCAATGGAGGAAACCGATTCCACCCCTCTGTTATCTGGCTCTGTTTCTGCTGAAG ACATGGAGAGCCAGCAATCAGAAGCTCCCGATGGATCCTCTCCTCCAGTTCTTGAGGATAACGATACCACCGCTCTGTTTTCTGACTCTGTTTCTACGCAAG AAACGGATAACCCACAAACAGAAGCTTCAGACGGATCCTCTCCTCGAGGAGTTCTAGAAGATACTACGAGGAGCTTGGAATCTGAAACGAGCTCTCCTAAGGCCAGCACATCCGGTTCAGAGGCTCCGGTGGTTGAAAGCCCCACTGTTCAGTGGCGTGGATTCTTCCGCTTGTGGAGGCAGAGGTCAATGAGACATTTGTTGACATTCCCATCCCTCGGGGGCCTGAAGTTCTCAAGAAGTAATGGCAAAAGTGCCAGAGGGAAGCGGGCATCGAGGATTGATCTTTTCGTCGATGCCGACTTATGTTGTTTGAAGCCTTCTTGGAAGAATTTTACCATGGACGAGCTCCGATCCGCGACAAAAAATTTCAGCTCTG ATAATTTGATCGGAAAGGGTGGTTATGGAGATGTTTACAAGGGACGTTTGAAAGACGGGCAACTCGTGGCAATTAAACGGCTGAGCAGAGGATCGACGGAAGAGAGGATCGACGATTTCCTATCTGAGCTCGGGATTATAGTTCATATCAACCATCGGAATGCGGCGAAGTTGATTGGATTTGGGATCGAAGGAGGAATGCACCTTGTTTTACAGCTGTCTCCAAATGGGAGCTTAGCTTCCCTACTTCATG GTTCCAAGGAGAAGTTGGATTGGAGTGTTAGATATAAAGTTGCAGTGGGGACGGCAGAAGGTCTTCGGTATCTTCACGAGATTTGCCAGAGGCGCATCATTCATAGAGATATCAAGGCTGCTAACATCTTGCTTACAAAGGACTTCGAACCACAG ATTTGCGATTTTGGGCTTGCAAAGTGGCTACCTGATAATTGGACTCATCACTCCATGCCTGACTTCGAGGGAACGTTCGG CTATGTTGCTCCCGAATGCTTAATGCACGGCATAGTCGATGAGAAAACTGATGTATATGCATTCGGGGTGCTCCTGTTAGAGATCATCACCGGACGACAAGCATTGGATTCTTCTCAGCAAAGCCTTCTGAAGTGG CGCCATTGCTTGAAAAGAATGATATCAGGCAGCTTGTCGATCCTTCTCTTGCTGGCGCCTACGACTCTCAGCAGATGGACCGTGTGGCCTTGGCAGCTTCTCTGTGCATACAACACTCTGCGATTCTACGGCCTCAAATGA